A stretch of the Medicago truncatula cultivar Jemalong A17 chromosome 5, MtrunA17r5.0-ANR, whole genome shotgun sequence genome encodes the following:
- the LOC11432091 gene encoding uncharacterized protein isoform X1, whose protein sequence is MAEKENGVTVEQESFNKKKIYDVVQSLILEPCDTANRIKTSLSPYIPEASRNYTRRVLRWSRQGSSLRPLLLISVGTIALVALTGLLTFMLLLLVATINAIIVSLFISLAVAGGFLALFFALVTAIYIGALSVAIFAISTVVFWTTVAILITAGWVGFFCTAWLIASKSLGFAKHSFSVSGSAISNYSAAWGSRNLSHKHSD, encoded by the exons ATGGCAGAGAAGGAAAACGGAGTTACAGTAGAACAAGAGAGCTTCAACAAAAAGAAGATATACGACGTCGTTCAGAGTTTGATATTAGAACCTTGTGATACTgcaaatcgaatcaaaacctCACTCTCTCCTTACATTCCCGAAGCTTCTAGAAACTACACTCGCCGTGTTCTTCGTTGGTCTCGTCAAGGCTCTTCCCTTCGACCTCTCCTTCTCATTTCG GTTGGGACAATTGCTCTTGTTGCCTTGACAGGACTCCTTACCTTTATGCTTCTCCTTCTGGTTGCAACTATCAATGCCATCATCGTCTCTCTTTTCATTTCTTTGGCGGTAGCCGGAGGATTCTTGGCTCTTTTCTTTGCTTTAGTGACAGCAATATATATTGGAGCATTATCAGTAGCCATATTTGCAATTTCGACGGTTGTGTTTTGGACAACCGTGGCTATTCTGATAACTGCAG GATGGGTTGGATTCTTTTGTACTGCATGGTTAATAGCTAGCAAGAGCCTTGGATTTGCAAAACACTCATTTAGCGTGAGCGGCTCAGCAATTTCAAATTATTCTGCTGCTTGGGGTAGCCGCAACCTTTCACACAAACATTCTGATTAG
- the LOC11432091 gene encoding uncharacterized protein isoform X2, with product MAEKENGVTVEQESFNKKKIYDVVQSLILEPCDTANRIKTSLSPYIPEASRNYTRRVLRWSRQGSSLRPLLLISVGTIALVALTGLLTFMLLLLVATINAIIVSLFISLAVAGGFLALFFALVTAIYIGALSVAIFAISTVVFWTTVAILITAGNLGPLLVYRCSHIRGSVVALTIT from the exons ATGGCAGAGAAGGAAAACGGAGTTACAGTAGAACAAGAGAGCTTCAACAAAAAGAAGATATACGACGTCGTTCAGAGTTTGATATTAGAACCTTGTGATACTgcaaatcgaatcaaaacctCACTCTCTCCTTACATTCCCGAAGCTTCTAGAAACTACACTCGCCGTGTTCTTCGTTGGTCTCGTCAAGGCTCTTCCCTTCGACCTCTCCTTCTCATTTCG GTTGGGACAATTGCTCTTGTTGCCTTGACAGGACTCCTTACCTTTATGCTTCTCCTTCTGGTTGCAACTATCAATGCCATCATCGTCTCTCTTTTCATTTCTTTGGCGGTAGCCGGAGGATTCTTGGCTCTTTTCTTTGCTTTAGTGACAGCAATATATATTGGAGCATTATCAGTAGCCATATTTGCAATTTCGACGGTTGTGTTTTGGACAACCGTGGCTATTCTGATAACTGCAG GAAACCTAGGTCCACTGCTTGTTTACAGATGTAGCCACATCAGAGGTTCTGTGGTAGCTCTTACTATAACATGA